CCAAGACTGATCGCCCGACCGAACGGGAATGATCGAGCGCAAGGAGGCGATTGGGGCTCCACGGGGACGCAGGCGGGCAGTGACCCGGCGCTCAAACCAGCTTTTTGACGTTCCGACGTCGGTTCGAATCCGATCAGCTCCACCGAACTATCGCCCGTGACCAGCATAAACGCATCTCTTTCTGCGGTAGAGCACATGATCAACTGGGTCGCGCAGTAGACAGCAGGAATGAAGTCACCGACCAGAAGGAGGCCACCTTGACCTCGGCGAGTGGCTCGCCGAGGTCAAGGCGCGTATCCACTCTGCCCAGCAGCGGGCGGCGCTCGCTGTCAACACGGAGATGCTTCGGGTCTATTGGCAGACCGAGCGTGGCATCCTTGATCGGCAGGCCGACCAGGGTTGGGGCGTGAAGGTCGCCGAACGCCTTGCACACGATCTACGACAGTCGTTCCCCGATCTGGGCGGCTTCTCACGAGCAAATCTGATGTACATGCGGGCGTTCGCCAAGGCGTGGCCTGAGGACGCAATTGGCCAACAGGCTGTTGGCCAATTGCCGTGGGGCCACAACATCATGCTACTGACCAAACCGAAAGACCTTGAGCTGCGTCTGGCTTACGCCGAGGCAGCCGTCGAGTTCGGCGGTGCCATTATGTAAAGACGTGGTATGCTGTTTGTCTTGACGCTTGGAGGTAGCCGTGGCTGGAACAACACTGGTCAACATCCGCATGGACGCTGGCCTGAAGCAGGACATGGAAGACACCTGCCGCGAGCTCGGTATGAACATGACAACTGCGTTCACCGTCTTTGCCCGCAAGATGACACGGGAGCGGCGTATCCCCTTTGACGTTTCGGTTGATCCGTTCTATTCGAGCGCCAACCTTGAGCATTTGCGCTCTGTCCGCGCGGATGCCGAGACCGACACCAACATGGACCTGCACGAGCTGATCGAGGACTAGGCGGGTGCTCATCTCGTGGCATGAGTCGGCCTGGGCTGACTACCTCATGTGGCAAGGCCGCGACAAGAAGACACTTCGCCGTGTCAATGCGCTGATCAGGGACATCCAACGCAACGGCTACAAAACTACCGGGAAGCCCGAGCCGCTGCGAGGTGACTTGTCTGGATGGTGGAGCGTGCGCATCGACAGTGAACACCGACTCGTGTTTGCCATACGAAATGGAGTTCTTGAGATCTATCAATGCCACGGGCATTACGTTTAACGCTTTTCGCAGGGGTGTGTCGAGGTCGATGGACGGGAAGAGTTGCGTGGTGCGCGGCCAATGTCCCTCACTTGGCTTGTCTCCCTCGCCTGCCGATGCCGCGCCAATCGTTCGTAGTCAACCAGAGCGGGAACCGGTGACCTCAGAGCGACCGTGCTTGACGAGTCGCGCCTGGTCGTCGCTGACGGGGTCGAAAACGTCAAAGCCAAGCGCGGTGCAGGCGGCAGCCATCTCCTCGTCGTGGGTGACAACGGTTGTCTCTTCGACCCCGATGCTCAGCGCAA
This sequence is a window from Micrococcales bacterium. Protein-coding genes within it:
- a CDS encoding type II toxin-antitoxin system RelB/DinJ family antitoxin, giving the protein MAGTTLVNIRMDAGLKQDMEDTCRELGMNMTTAFTVFARKMTRERRIPFDVSVDPFYSSANLEHLRSVRADAETDTNMDLHELIED
- a CDS encoding DUF1016 N-terminal domain-containing protein encodes the protein MLRVYWQTERGILDRQADQGWGVKVAERLAHDLRQSFPDLGGFSRANLMYMRAFAKAWPEDAIGQQAVGQLPWGHNIMLLTKPKDLELRLAYAEAAVEFGGAIM
- a CDS encoding Txe/YoeB family addiction module toxin, encoding MLISWHESAWADYLMWQGRDKKTLRRVNALIRDIQRNGYKTTGKPEPLRGDLSGWWSVRIDSEHRLVFAIRNGVLEIYQCHGHYV